AAATTAACTGACACGATTTAGCCTGTCCCTGGCGCATCAAATGTTAATCAAATGATACGTATGTAAACTAGTGTGTAGATACTTTTGTCAAAGTTGACAAAAGGTTATAGAAAGGAGTAAAAAGCCCACAGAAAAACGCTGCCTAACTCGCTGTAAAAGCAGTTTGTTTGTGTGGTTATTTATCCTTCCCTTAAATCGATGTGGCGCACTAACTGCCGGTGACAAGAGCAGTGCGATCGACGCCACTTTTGATGAGTAAGCATAGAGTATGTCAACAACCACTGAAGTTATCGCTCATCACTGGGCGCTCGCCGTATTTCTCGTCGTGGCTATCGGGCTTTGCGGCTTAATGCTGCTGGGTGCGTTCTTCTTGGGCGGGAGAGCCCGGGCGCGCGCCAAACACACCCCGTTTGAATCAGGCATCGACTCGGTCGGCACGGCGCGCATGCGCTTGTCCGCCAAGTTTTACCTGGTGGCCATGTTCTTCGTTATTTTCGACGTTGAAGCCTTATACCTGTATGCCTGGTCGGTCTCGATTCGCGAGAGCGGCTGGGTGGGCTTTATCGAAGCCGCCATTTTCATTTTGGTGCTATTGGCCGGTCTGGTTTATCTGGTGCGCATCGGCGCGTTGGATTGGACTCCGGCGCGTTCCCAACGCCGCAGCAAACCGAGCACGATCACTAACACCAACAGTCATCCGCAGTAACAGCGAGGCATTAAGATGGACTATACGCTCACCCGCATAGACCCGAACGGTGAGAACGACCGTTATCCCCTGCAAAAACAGGAGATC
Above is a window of Serratia nematodiphila DZ0503SBS1 DNA encoding:
- the nuoA gene encoding NADH-quinone oxidoreductase subunit NuoA — protein: MSTTTEVIAHHWALAVFLVVAIGLCGLMLLGAFFLGGRARARAKHTPFESGIDSVGTARMRLSAKFYLVAMFFVIFDVEALYLYAWSVSIRESGWVGFIEAAIFILVLLAGLVYLVRIGALDWTPARSQRRSKPSTITNTNSHPQ